A window of the Lactuca sativa cultivar Salinas chromosome 7, Lsat_Salinas_v11, whole genome shotgun sequence genome harbors these coding sequences:
- the LOC111898444 gene encoding cytochrome P450 76T24, translating to MDYPNIFLLLSFILTFIYVVLPGFCNSRLPPGPYPFPIIGNILKLGNKPHRSLAILSKRYGPLMSLKLGRRTTIVVSSPDIAKEFFHTHDISFSSRTILDSIRAVDHDKYSIAWLPVGDQWRRLRRITNEYMFSAQCLDGSQLLRREKVQELVDYVDGCSTNEKVVDIGVAAFTTILNVLSKFIFSMDFAQYDTMSSQECREAVMTLLELAAKPNIADFFPILKPLDPQGLVRQGNFYGKKLLNLIDGIIDQRLQSRSSLATNDDVLDTLLKLFHKDESLFSLDDMRHLFYDILIAGTDTTSNTLEWAMAELIHNPEKMKTARAEIIRLMQNNNGNIQEMHISQLPYLQAVIKEILRLHPPAPVLLPHQAIQDVEVKGFIVPKNALILCNIWAMGRDPNIWYDPERFMPERFMEVNIDYKGQDYEFIPFGAGRRICPGLNFAHRMLHLMLASLIQKFEWKLEGNIRAQDMDMEEKFGLTLPRKVPLVVIPIKVL from the exons ATGGATTATCCAAACATCTTTCTCTTATTATCTTTCATTCTAACGTTCATTTATGTCGTCCTCCCCGGTTTCTGCAACTCACGGCTTCCACCGGGCCCTTACCCTTTTCCTATCATCGGAAACATCTTAAAACTTGGAAACAAACCCCACCGCTCTCTCGCCATACTCTCTAAACGTTATGGACCTTTGATGTCTCTTAAGCTTGGAAGACGCACAACAATAGTTGTTTCATCACCCGATATTGCCAAGGAGTTCTTTCACACACATGATATATCGTTTTCTAGCAGAACGATTCTGGATAGTATTCGTGCAGTTGATCATGACAAGTACTCCATTGCATGGCTGCCAGTAGGAGATCAGTGGCGTAGACTACGACGAATAACTAATGAATATATGTTCTCCGCGCAATGTCTAGATGGTAGCCAACTGCTACGTAGGGAGAAG GTACAAGAACTTGTAGATTACGTAGATGGATGTTCTACTAATGAAAAAGTCGTGGACATAGGTGTAGCTGCCTTTACAACAATTCTTAATGTTCTCTCCAAATTCATATTCTCTATGGATTTCGCTCAATATGATACTATGTCATCCCAAGAGTGTAGAGAAGCAGTGATGACTTTGTTGGAATTAGCTGCGAAACCGAATATAGCTGACTTTTTTCCAATACTAAAACCGTTGGATCCACAAGGATTAGTACGTCAAGGAAATTTTTATGGTAAGAAGTTGTTGAATCTTATCGATGGGATCATTGACCAACGATTGCAATCAAGATCGAGTTTAGCAACAAACGATGATGTTTTGGATACGTTGCTTAAGCTCTTCCACAAAGATGAATCACTATTTAGTCTAGATGACATGAGACATTTGTTCTAC GATATATTAATCGCCGGAACTGATACAACATCAAACACTTTAGAATGGGCAATGGCTGAGCTTATCCATAACCCAGAGAAAATGAAAACGGCTCGGGCAGAGATCATTCGGCTCATGCAAAACAACAACGGAAATATACAAGAAATGCATATCTCTCAGCTTCCTTATCTGCAAGCAGTAATAAAAGAAATTCTTCGACTACACCCACCAGCCCCTGTTCTTCTTCCTCACCAAGCCATACAAGATGTAGAAGTGAAAGGTTTCATTGTGCCTAAAAATGCACTAATCCTTTGTAATATTTGGGCTATGGGGAGAGACCCTAACATTTGGTATGACCCGGAAAGGTTCATGCCAGAAAGGTTTATGGAAGTGAATATCGACTATAAAGGTCAAGATTATGAGTTTATTCCATTTGGTGCTGGAAGGAGGATATGTCCGGGATTAAATTTTGCTCATAGGATGTTGCATTTAATGTTGGCATCTTTGATTCAAAAGTTTGAATGGAAACTCGAAGGAAATATTAGAGCACAAGATATGGATATGGAGGAGAAGTTTGGGCTCACGTTGCCCAGAAAAGTACCACTCGTGGTTATTCCAATAAAAGTACTTTGA